One part of the Lachnospiraceae bacterium JLR.KK002 genome encodes these proteins:
- the hisF gene encoding imidazole glycerol phosphate synthase subunit HisF, with protein sequence MFTKRIIPCLDVHNGRVVKGVNFVNLKDAGDPVAVAAAYDQAGADEVVFLDITASSDARNTVVDMVRRVAETVFIPFTVGGGIRTVEDFRVLLREGADKISINSSAINTPNLIQEAADKFGSQCVVVAIDARRRPDGSGWNVYKNGGRIDTGLDAVAWAIQACELGAGEILLTSMDCDGTKAGYDLELTGTIANHVSVPVIASGGAGTREHFYEALTEGGADAALAASLFHYKELEIMDLKRYLAQKGVSMRI encoded by the coding sequence ATGTTTACAAAAAGGATTATTCCCTGTCTGGATGTACATAACGGGCGGGTGGTAAAAGGAGTTAATTTCGTGAATCTGAAAGACGCGGGAGATCCGGTGGCGGTTGCGGCGGCCTATGACCAGGCAGGGGCGGACGAAGTGGTGTTTCTGGATATTACCGCGTCTTCCGATGCCAGAAATACGGTAGTGGATATGGTACGCAGAGTGGCGGAGACGGTGTTTATTCCTTTTACGGTAGGCGGAGGTATTCGTACGGTGGAAGATTTTCGTGTGCTGCTGCGGGAAGGAGCGGATAAGATTTCCATCAATTCTTCTGCCATCAATACGCCGAATCTCATTCAGGAAGCAGCGGACAAGTTTGGCAGCCAGTGTGTGGTAGTTGCCATAGATGCCAGAAGAAGGCCGGATGGCAGCGGATGGAATGTATATAAAAACGGCGGCCGGATTGACACGGGACTGGATGCGGTAGCATGGGCAATCCAGGCATGTGAGCTGGGGGCAGGAGAAATTCTCCTGACCAGTATGGACTGCGACGGTACAAAAGCCGGTTATGATCTGGAACTGACGGGAACTATTGCGAATCATGTTTCCGTTCCTGTGATTGCATCCGGCGGCGCAGGTACCAGAGAGCATTTTTATGAGGCGCTGACAGAAGGCGGCGCAGACGCGGCGCTGGCGGCTTCCCTGTTCCACTACAAAGAACTGGAAATTATGGATTTAAAACGATACCTGGCACAGAAAGGCGTGTCGATGAGGATATAG